In Sphingobacterium zeae, one genomic interval encodes:
- a CDS encoding DUF3883 domain-containing protein produces MRNKFIDTEKELSLSISEFFNKPQFWKDAIGNSPKYFVHMYNGDRDFFALSKFCAFRNVTVEDYITKFRYETNGTDAQRHISRLMKRQWMPMIEVSDRVREAFTKWIRGFYPSYNLNNASIISIENIMEISSSKCKFISPATLEDMLRIQREIGKVGEQIAFEYELNRLRENGIKNPQAYIEHTSKINSAAGFDLTCSLKDDYRFIEVKSSFGNSLDFYITENEIKILEELGENAYIYFVRISDLEKSKGIVIRIQKNPILTLRKNGILKPILFRAEFS; encoded by the coding sequence ATGAGGAATAAATTTATTGATACTGAGAAAGAATTGTCGCTGTCGATATCTGAGTTTTTTAACAAACCTCAGTTTTGGAAGGATGCAATTGGAAATTCGCCTAAGTATTTTGTTCATATGTATAATGGAGATAGAGACTTTTTTGCATTATCGAAATTTTGCGCTTTTAGAAATGTAACTGTTGAGGACTATATAACTAAATTTAGATATGAAACAAACGGAACGGATGCACAAAGGCACATTTCTAGGCTTATGAAGCGGCAGTGGATGCCTATGATTGAGGTCAGTGATAGGGTAAGAGAAGCATTTACTAAATGGATAAGAGGTTTTTATCCGAGTTATAATCTCAATAATGCATCGATCATTTCCATTGAAAATATAATGGAGATATCATCTTCAAAATGCAAATTTATCAGCCCAGCGACGCTTGAGGATATGCTCAGAATTCAACGGGAGATCGGAAAAGTTGGCGAACAGATAGCTTTTGAATATGAATTAAATCGTCTAAGAGAGAATGGAATAAAAAATCCTCAAGCATATATTGAGCATACTTCTAAAATTAATTCAGCAGCAGGCTTTGACTTAACTTGTTCGTTAAAAGATGATTATCGGTTTATAGAAGTTAAATCGTCATTTGGGAATAGTTTAGATTTTTACATTACTGAAAATGAAATCAAAATATTGGAGGAACTCGGTGAAAATGCATATATTTATTTTGTGCGTATATCAGACCTTGAGAAAAGTAAAGGGATTGTTATCCGTATTCAAAAAAATCCGATTTTGACACTTAGAAAAAATGGAATCCTTAAACCAATTTTGTTTAGGGCTGAATTTTCTTAG